The Oreochromis niloticus isolate F11D_XX linkage group LG13, O_niloticus_UMD_NMBU, whole genome shotgun sequence genome has a window encoding:
- the pla2g12b gene encoding group XIIB secretory phospholipase A2-like protein isoform X1 has protein sequence MLLRTGVLLLLCLTTGMCATLGYYQTDAKEDGGPAADSVVAAEDASVDVAKEGVTAVEVGNSSSAEANAGNSVFGDKPLREIGVKGSQSDDKHEEDVQVVAEGATVKESVPGSDGPPGDSPAMKAFTEEAKRLERPSSGEEANEIRPVQTNKTQKTPQEQEDSSWSLNSIRNSFQTAHGYFDSLVELVGGHNGVCEYRCKRYGELPQPRPGFQLSEPNGCSTSLVGFQVNAALDLGIPAMTKCCNQLDMCYENCGTSKYDCDSRFRSCLHDICSDLKKSLGFVSKVQACESMADALYNTVWTLGCRPYMNSQRAACVCEGEDRDEL, from the exons ATGCTGCTTCGGACTGGTGTCCTGCTCCTCCTCTGCCTGACCACAGGGATGTGTGCCACTTTAGGCTACTACCAGACTGACGCAAAGGAGGACGGAGGCCCTGCTGCTGATTCAGTTGTTGCTGCCGAAGATGCCTCTGTAGACGTAGCCAAAGAAGGTGTCACTGCTGTTGAAGTAGGTAATTCATCTTCAGCTGAGGCAAACGCAGGTAACAGCGTTTTTGGTGACAAACCGCTGCGTGAAATAGGTGTGAAGGGTAGCCAATCAGATGACAAACATGAAGAAGATGTCCAGGTGGTGGCAGAAGGTGCTACAGTCAAAGAATCAGTGCCAGGCAGTGATGGGCCTCCTGGAGACAGCCCTGCTATGAAAGCTTTTACTGAAGAAGCTAAGCGCCTGGAACGACCTTCTTCTGGGGAAGAGGCGAATGAGATCAGACCAGTTCAGACAAACAAGACCCAGAAAACACCACAGGAACAAGAAGACAGCAGCTGGAGCCTCAACTCTATTAGAAATAGTTTCCAGACTGCGCACGGATACTTCGACTCCCTAGTGGAATTGGTTGGTGGACACAATGGTGTTTGTGAGTACCGCTGCAAAAGATATG GAGAACTTCCTCAACCTCGTCCTGGCTTCCAGCTCTCAGAGCCCAACGGCTGCAGCACCTCTCTGGTGGGATTCCAGGTGAATGCTGCT CTTGACCTGGGGATCCCTGCTATGACAAAGTGCTGCAACCAGCTTGACATGTGCTACGAAAACTGCGGTACGAGCAAGTACGACTGTGACTCCAGGTTTCGCTCGTGCCTGCATGACATCTGCTCTGACCTTAAGAAGAGTCTGGGGTTTGTTTCGAAAGTGCAAG cCTGTGAATCGATGGCAGATGCTCTCTACAACACAGTTTGGACTCTGGGTTGCAGACCTTACATGAACAGCCAGAGGGCAGCGTGTGTCTGCGAGGGAGAGGACAGGGATGAACTGTGA
- the pla2g12b gene encoding group XIIB secretory phospholipase A2-like protein isoform X2, which yields MLLRTGVLLLLCLTTGMCATLGYYQTDAKEDGGPAADSVVAAEDASVDVAKEGVTAVEVGNSSSAEANAGNSVFGDKPLREIGVKGSQSDDKHEEDVQVVAEGATVKESVPGSDGPPGDSPAMKAFTEEAKRLERPSSGEEANEIRPVQTNKTQKTPQEQEDSSWSLNSIRNSFQTAHGYFDSLVELVGGHNGVCEYRCKRYGELPQPRPGFQLSEPNGCSTSLVGFQLDLGIPAMTKCCNQLDMCYENCGTSKYDCDSRFRSCLHDICSDLKKSLGFVSKVQACESMADALYNTVWTLGCRPYMNSQRAACVCEGEDRDEL from the exons ATGCTGCTTCGGACTGGTGTCCTGCTCCTCCTCTGCCTGACCACAGGGATGTGTGCCACTTTAGGCTACTACCAGACTGACGCAAAGGAGGACGGAGGCCCTGCTGCTGATTCAGTTGTTGCTGCCGAAGATGCCTCTGTAGACGTAGCCAAAGAAGGTGTCACTGCTGTTGAAGTAGGTAATTCATCTTCAGCTGAGGCAAACGCAGGTAACAGCGTTTTTGGTGACAAACCGCTGCGTGAAATAGGTGTGAAGGGTAGCCAATCAGATGACAAACATGAAGAAGATGTCCAGGTGGTGGCAGAAGGTGCTACAGTCAAAGAATCAGTGCCAGGCAGTGATGGGCCTCCTGGAGACAGCCCTGCTATGAAAGCTTTTACTGAAGAAGCTAAGCGCCTGGAACGACCTTCTTCTGGGGAAGAGGCGAATGAGATCAGACCAGTTCAGACAAACAAGACCCAGAAAACACCACAGGAACAAGAAGACAGCAGCTGGAGCCTCAACTCTATTAGAAATAGTTTCCAGACTGCGCACGGATACTTCGACTCCCTAGTGGAATTGGTTGGTGGACACAATGGTGTTTGTGAGTACCGCTGCAAAAGATATG GAGAACTTCCTCAACCTCGTCCTGGCTTCCAGCTCTCAGAGCCCAACGGCTGCAGCACCTCTCTGGTGGGATTCCAG CTTGACCTGGGGATCCCTGCTATGACAAAGTGCTGCAACCAGCTTGACATGTGCTACGAAAACTGCGGTACGAGCAAGTACGACTGTGACTCCAGGTTTCGCTCGTGCCTGCATGACATCTGCTCTGACCTTAAGAAGAGTCTGGGGTTTGTTTCGAAAGTGCAAG cCTGTGAATCGATGGCAGATGCTCTCTACAACACAGTTTGGACTCTGGGTTGCAGACCTTACATGAACAGCCAGAGGGCAGCGTGTGTCTGCGAGGGAGAGGACAGGGATGAACTGTGA
- the oit3 gene encoding oncoprotein-induced transcript 3 protein, with product MAGDAMPTFCISENHCGTHAPIWLNGSHPKLHEGIITLPVCASFSNNCCQWNASVDVKACPGGYFVYRLPRPSVCFHVYCGHFYDICDEADCTGPRCPQSDCRCAPGNVLGPDGQTCLDVNECDQGNGGCAEVCVNTKGSWRCECGRGRVLDEDGRTCREIAGCHVNNGGCSHGCSALLDSYQCHCPRGLELGEDKRTCQVPVQCDSSSITVSVPKDLVGGLELFLSNSSCRGVSNGTHINLNFSLKTCGTVVEVTANKIVGTNLVTGLPRSSPGSSGDLIVRTGKLVLPVTCEFPREYQVSDGYQASQRNSALELEGHSEGVFTFSLELFKDAQFSEAYRTPPQLRLHDSLFFGVEPKERVDGLSSLVESCFATPGPKADQALKYYLIRDGCIADETMTQYSSKDQLSKHYQVPVFKFIGKDNQQVFLHCQVLVCRAGDSRCAQRCRGRVRREVQTDEPQEQHALSAGPIIILP from the exons ATGGCCGGGGATGCCATGCCCACCTTCTGCATCTCCGAGAATCACTGTGGCACACACGCCCCCATTTGGCTCAATGGCAGCCATCCAAAGCTCCATGAGGGCATCATCACCCTGCCTGTCTGCGCCAGCTTCAGCAACAACTGCTGCCAGTGGAACGCCAGCGTGGATGTGAAGGCCTGTCCTGGAGGATACTTTGTGTACCGCCTGCCAAGGCCCTCAGTCTGCTTCCATGTGTACTGTGGCC ATTTCTACGATATTTGCGACGAGGCCGATTGCACGGGTCCCAGGTGTCCGCAGTCTGACTGCCGCTGCGCCCCTGGAAATGTCCTGGGACCAGATGGACAGACATGCCTGG atGTGAATGAATGCGATCAGGGCAACGGTGGCTGTGCAGAGGTATGCGTGAACACCAAAGGCTCCTGGCGCTGTGAGTGCGGACGAGGCCGTGTGCTGGATGAAGATGGACGCACCTGTAGAG AGATAGCAGGCTGTCATGTTAACAATGGAGGCTGCAGTCATGGCTGCTCCGCTCTGCTGGACTCCTATCAGTGCCACTGTCCCAGAGGGCTGGAGCTGGGAGAGGACAAGCGCACGTgtcaag TTCCAGTCCAGTGTGATTCCAGCTCTATTACAGTATCAGTTCCTAAGGACCTTGTAGGCGGCCTGGAGCTCTTTCTCTCCAACTCATCTTGTCGGGGTGTCTCCAATGGCACACACATCAACCTCAACTTCAGCCTCAAGACATGTGGCACAGTAGTTGAG GTGACAGCTAATAAGATTGTAGGGACCAACCTGGTGACAGGTCTCCCCAGGAGCAGCCCAGGAAGCAGCGGGGACTTAATAGTCCGCACCGGCAAGTTGGTGCTCCCAGTTACCTGTGAGTTCCCCAGGGAATACCAGGTTTCAGACGGATACCAGGCAAGCCAGCGCAACTCAGCCCTCGAGCTGGAGGGCCACAGTGAGGGGGTCTTCACTTTCTCACTAGAGCTTTTTAAGGATGCCCAGTTCTCAGAGGCCTACCGAACCCCACCCCAGCTCCGCCTGCATGACTCCCTCTTCTTTGGGGTTGAGCCTAAGGAGAGAGTGGATGGTCTCTCTTCCCTGGTGGAGAGCTGCTTTGCTACACCGGGGCCCAAAGCTGACCAGGCCCTCAAGTACTACCTCATCAGAGATGG ATGTATTGCTGATGAAACAATGACACAGTACTCGTCAAAGGACCAGCTCTCTAAGCACTACCAGGTCCCCGTCTTCAAGTTCATTGGCAAGGACAACCAA CAAGTGTTCCTGCACTGCCAGGTGCTAGTGTGCCGGGCAGGAGACTCCCGCTGTGCTCAGCGCTGTCGGGGACGAGTCCGACGGGAGGTTCAGACGGATGAACCTCAGGAGCAGCACGCATTGAGCGCAGGCCCCATCATTATCCTGCCTTAA